From one Simplicispira suum genomic stretch:
- a CDS encoding redoxin domain-containing protein yields the protein MSWNLKIGQGWKRHLGTLAMVVAVFVAVQSWQTRKVPGGAAPDFPLTVVRADGSITTTTLAEWRAAHPGEPVALHFWAEWCPICRTEEGSITSISQDWPVMTVAMQSGDAAKVSQVLHKRALPWPAALDPRSQITSAHGFGAVPAFVVVDAAGQLRTPTVGYTTEAGMRLRLWWAQLTGGFAG from the coding sequence ATGAGCTGGAACCTAAAGATCGGCCAAGGATGGAAGCGCCATCTGGGCACCCTGGCCATGGTGGTCGCCGTCTTCGTCGCAGTGCAGTCCTGGCAAACCCGCAAGGTGCCTGGCGGAGCGGCCCCGGACTTTCCTCTCACGGTGGTGCGGGCGGATGGCAGCATCACCACCACAACCCTGGCCGAGTGGCGGGCCGCCCATCCCGGTGAGCCGGTCGCCTTGCACTTCTGGGCCGAGTGGTGCCCTATCTGCAGAACCGAAGAAGGCAGCATCACCAGTATTTCCCAGGATTGGCCCGTGATGACAGTCGCCATGCAGTCGGGCGATGCGGCAAAGGTAAGCCAGGTGCTGCACAAGCGCGCCTTGCCCTGGCCCGCCGCCCTTGACCCGCGCAGCCAGATCACCTCGGCCCACGGTTTTGGGGCCGTACCGGCTTTTGTAGTCGTAGACGCCGCAGGCCAATTGCGTACGCCCACGGTGGGCTACACGACCGAAGCCGGGATGCGCTTGCGCCTGTGGTGGGCCCAGCTGACCGGGGGTTTCGCGGGCTGA
- a CDS encoding cyclic nucleotide-binding/CBS domain-containing protein: protein MAERTVFQSISQRHVVSLGPQASVWDAACVMTRANCGSVLILDTLGTLLGILTERDLMTRVLAKALSPETTLVCDVMTPHPQTVAPDTKVSEAVLIMIERGFRHLPIVSPAEKILGVFSVRDALPREIGVAVSLAEFNDQVNDALG from the coding sequence ATGGCCGAACGCACCGTTTTCCAATCCATCTCCCAGCGCCACGTGGTGAGCCTGGGCCCCCAAGCGAGCGTCTGGGACGCCGCCTGCGTGATGACGCGCGCCAACTGCGGCAGCGTGCTCATCCTGGACACCCTGGGCACCCTTCTGGGCATACTGACGGAGCGCGACCTGATGACGCGCGTACTGGCCAAGGCGCTCAGCCCCGAAACCACCCTGGTCTGCGACGTAATGACGCCCCACCCCCAGACTGTGGCCCCCGACACCAAGGTCTCCGAGGCTGTGCTGATCATGATCGAGCGGGGTTTTCGGCACCTGCCCATCGTGTCGCCTGCCGAAAAGATTCTGGGCGTTTTTTCCGTGCGCGACGCCCTGCCGCGCGAGATCGGCGTCGCCGTGAGCCTGGCGGAATTCAACGATCAGGTGAACGACGCACTGGGTTGA
- a CDS encoding NnrS family protein: protein MRMTAPVMTPPGLLSPQHPVWMCAMRPFFLLTMASAVLLIALWSAVLALGLPPPPVAGGALVWHAHELLLGFGLAAVAGFVLTAVPEFTATASANPRTARQLVALWLLGRAGFWLSGVAGWPALAVAGAAQLALLGTLIALLWPALRTPAGQRHHAFGWALAGMALLVAGFYLDALRGAYPMRWLHAFLGLLMVLIVIAMSRISMRIVNRSIDQAGTGAEPYLARPPRRNLAVLCIALFTLAEFAHAGSATSGWLACASAAALFNLLGDWHVGRPLLRRWPLMLYTVYLCMALGYGLMGWALLAGGPGVTAGRHLLTVGAMGLAIYAVICIAGRAHCGLAMDERAWGVWGAGLIALAALLRAGAAWAGDYSVAWMALAGLCWVAAFGLLCVFIAPVLWRVRADGLWGCEG, encoded by the coding sequence ATGCGGATGACCGCCCCCGTGATGACCCCGCCCGGCCTGCTGTCGCCCCAGCACCCGGTGTGGATGTGCGCCATGCGCCCCTTCTTTCTGCTCACCATGGCTTCGGCCGTGCTGCTCATCGCGCTGTGGAGCGCCGTGCTGGCGCTGGGCCTGCCGCCGCCGCCCGTGGCGGGCGGCGCGCTGGTGTGGCACGCGCACGAGCTGCTGCTGGGCTTTGGCCTGGCGGCGGTGGCGGGTTTTGTGCTGACTGCGGTGCCTGAGTTCACGGCCACCGCCAGTGCCAACCCGCGCACGGCGCGCCAGCTGGTGGCGCTGTGGCTGCTGGGCCGCGCGGGCTTTTGGCTCTCAGGCGTGGCCGGGTGGCCCGCACTGGCCGTGGCGGGTGCGGCGCAGCTCGCCTTGCTGGGTACCCTCATCGCCCTGCTGTGGCCCGCCTTGCGCACGCCCGCAGGCCAGCGCCACCACGCCTTTGGCTGGGCGCTGGCAGGCATGGCGTTGCTGGTGGCGGGTTTTTACCTTGATGCGCTGCGCGGCGCCTACCCCATGCGCTGGCTGCACGCCTTTCTGGGCCTGCTCATGGTGCTTATCGTCATCGCCATGAGCCGCATCTCCATGCGCATCGTCAACCGCTCCATCGACCAGGCGGGCACCGGCGCCGAGCCGTATCTGGCCCGCCCACCCCGGCGCAACCTGGCCGTGCTGTGCATTGCGCTGTTCACCCTGGCCGAGTTTGCCCACGCAGGCAGCGCTACCTCCGGCTGGCTGGCCTGCGCCAGTGCCGCAGCGCTGTTCAACCTGCTGGGCGACTGGCACGTGGGCCGCCCGCTGCTGCGGCGCTGGCCGCTCATGCTCTACACCGTGTACCTGTGCATGGCGCTGGGCTACGGGCTCATGGGCTGGGCCTTGCTGGCCGGTGGCCCAGGCGTGACGGCGGGGCGCCACCTGCTGACCGTGGGTGCCATGGGCCTGGCCATCTACGCCGTGATCTGCATCGCCGGGCGCGCGCACTGCGGCCTGGCGATGGATGAGCGTGCCTGGGGTGTGTGGGGCGCAGGCCTGATCGCCTTGGCCGCGCTGCTGCGCGCAGGGGCGGCGTGGGCGGGGGACTATTCAGTGGCCTGGATGGCGCTGGCCGGGCTGTGCTGGGTGGCGGCGTTTGGGCTGCTGTGCGTGTTCATCGCGCCGGTGCTGTGGCGGGTGCGGGCGGATGGGTTGTGGGGGTGCGAGGGGTAG
- a CDS encoding aldo/keto reductase, which yields MQYRNLGNSNLKVSALCLGTMMFGDQTEQGEAQQIVAHAHEHGVNFLDTADVYTLGASEAMLGPLIKPHRHDWILATKLGNKMSERVNESHYSRAWMLRELESSLRRLQTDHIDIYYLHRDFAGMNLEEPLRALDDMIRSGKLRYWGISNFRAWRIAEMVHLAARIGMPGPVVCQPYYNLLNRMPEVEILAACEHYGIGVVPYSPIARGVLTGKYAPGVAPDQGTRAGRGDRRMRETEFREESLAIAQQLKAHAAAKGVSLAQFATAWVLANRSVSAVIAGPRTLAQWQDYFPALDYVVDAEDEALVDALVAPGHPSTPGFTDPAYPLIGRRRDAAV from the coding sequence ATGCAGTACAGAAATCTCGGCAACAGCAATCTCAAGGTCTCCGCCCTGTGCCTGGGCACGATGATGTTCGGCGACCAGACCGAACAGGGCGAGGCGCAACAAATCGTGGCGCATGCGCACGAGCACGGTGTCAACTTCCTCGATACCGCCGATGTGTACACCTTGGGCGCGTCGGAAGCCATGCTCGGGCCGCTCATCAAACCCCATCGGCACGACTGGATTTTGGCCACCAAGCTCGGCAACAAGATGTCCGAGCGGGTGAACGAGAGCCACTACTCCAGGGCCTGGATGCTGCGGGAACTGGAAAGCAGCTTGCGGCGCCTGCAAACCGACCACATTGACATCTACTACCTGCACCGCGACTTTGCCGGCATGAACCTCGAAGAGCCTTTGCGGGCACTGGACGACATGATCCGCAGCGGCAAGCTGCGCTATTGGGGCATTTCCAATTTTCGCGCGTGGCGCATTGCCGAAATGGTGCACCTGGCTGCTCGCATCGGCATGCCCGGCCCGGTGGTCTGCCAGCCGTACTACAACCTGCTCAACCGCATGCCCGAGGTCGAAATCCTGGCTGCGTGCGAGCATTACGGGATCGGCGTGGTGCCTTACAGCCCGATTGCCCGTGGCGTATTGACTGGAAAATACGCGCCCGGAGTCGCCCCGGACCAGGGCACGCGCGCGGGCCGGGGCGACCGGCGCATGCGGGAAACCGAGTTTCGCGAAGAATCCTTGGCCATTGCACAGCAACTCAAGGCCCATGCCGCTGCCAAAGGCGTGTCGCTGGCGCAGTTTGCCACCGCCTGGGTGCTGGCCAACCGAAGCGTCAGCGCTGTGATTGCCGGGCCCCGCACCCTGGCGCAATGGCAGGACTACTTCCCCGCACTCGACTATGTGGTCGACGCCGAGGATGAGGCGCTCGTCGATGCGCTGGTGGCGCCGGGCCACCCCTCGACGCCGGGCTTCACCGACCCGGCCTATCCGCTGATTGGGCGGCGGCGGGACGCTGCGGTATGA
- a CDS encoding ABC transporter permease, with amino-acid sequence MLRLLARVLRGLPGYLWSGWGACASLFLLLAAWEAVAAFYDPLILPDPLTAFAALWGLVEQGSAWPALAATARRALMGLTLAVAVGSLLGLAAGLSVTASVLSRPLVTVLLGTPPIAWLVLAMLWFGMSDGTPVFTVFIACFPVVFASALQGTRTLDLQLRDMARAYRLPMGMALREVYGPHVLSYLFPAWVTALGSAWKVTVMAELLASTDGVGAALAASRSQLDTATTLGWITAVVGCLLVVEYGFLEPLKREVERWREAPR; translated from the coding sequence ATGCTGCGGCTGCTGGCGCGTGTTTTGCGGGGGCTGCCTGGCTACTTGTGGAGCGGCTGGGGTGCGTGCGCCAGCCTGTTTTTGCTGCTGGCCGCCTGGGAGGCGGTGGCTGCTTTCTACGACCCACTCATCCTGCCCGACCCGCTCACCGCCTTTGCCGCGCTGTGGGGCCTGGTAGAGCAGGGCAGTGCCTGGCCCGCGCTGGCCGCCACCGCACGGCGTGCACTCATGGGGCTGACACTGGCCGTTGCGGTGGGCAGCCTGTTGGGGCTGGCCGCAGGCCTGTCGGTCACCGCGTCCGTCCTTTCGCGCCCGTTGGTCACGGTGCTGCTGGGTACGCCGCCCATCGCCTGGCTGGTGCTGGCCATGCTGTGGTTTGGCATGAGCGACGGCACGCCCGTGTTCACCGTGTTCATCGCCTGCTTTCCGGTGGTGTTTGCCAGTGCCCTGCAGGGCACGCGCACGCTGGATTTGCAACTGCGTGACATGGCGCGCGCCTACCGCCTGCCCATGGGCATGGCGCTGCGTGAGGTGTACGGGCCGCATGTGCTGTCGTACCTGTTCCCGGCCTGGGTAACGGCGCTGGGCAGCGCCTGGAAAGTGACCGTCATGGCCGAGCTGCTGGCCAGCACCGACGGCGTGGGCGCCGCGTTGGCGGCCAGCCGCTCGCAACTGGACACCGCCACCACCCTGGGCTGGATCACCGCCGTGGTGGGCTGCCTGCTGGTGGTCGAGTATGGATTTTTGGAACCGCTCAAGCGCGAAGTCGAGCGCTGGCGGGAGGCGCCGCGATGA
- a CDS encoding response regulator encodes MSIFDRLWGSARKKTPPPRPTAPAPLTGPSAEPTGSVERRQSPRKNARKGTRALIIDDSPTVVAVLRKALRSVGYETREALDAEHGLALIDQNPPDLIFLDIVLPGMNGFHALRLIRKNPACQHIPVIMISGNEHAIEQFYVNRIGADDFMKKPFSRFEIFARVENLLDDGLMPRRKSLSAPAQASAEVRQGASS; translated from the coding sequence ATGAGCATTTTTGATCGACTCTGGGGCAGTGCGCGCAAAAAGACGCCTCCCCCCAGGCCTACGGCCCCTGCACCGCTCACAGGGCCAAGCGCCGAACCGACTGGCTCCGTAGAGCGGCGCCAGTCCCCTCGCAAGAACGCCCGCAAAGGGACCCGGGCGCTGATCATCGATGACTCGCCGACGGTGGTGGCCGTTTTGCGCAAGGCGTTGCGCTCGGTCGGCTACGAAACCCGGGAAGCCCTGGATGCCGAGCATGGCCTGGCACTGATCGACCAAAACCCACCCGATCTGATTTTTCTGGACATCGTCCTGCCCGGCATGAACGGCTTCCATGCCTTGCGCCTGATCCGCAAGAACCCGGCGTGCCAGCACATTCCGGTCATCATGATCAGCGGCAACGAGCATGCCATCGAACAGTTCTACGTCAATCGCATCGGCGCTGACGACTTCATGAAAAAGCCGTTTTCCCGCTTCGAGATCTTTGCCCGCGTGGAAAACCTGCTCGATGACGGGCTGATGCCTCGCCGGAAAAGCTTGAGTGCGCCCGCGCAGGCCAGCGCAGAAGTTCGCCAAGGGGCGAGCAGCTGA
- a CDS encoding DUF2149 domain-containing protein produces the protein MKLRLMDDMEADDPIQSVVNLIDVFLVIIAALLLAVANNPVNPFSTESVTVIKNPGKPNMEIVIKDGQNIERYKASGEIGEGQGNKAGVAYRLKDGSMVYVPEAGAEPSAAAGVVQ, from the coding sequence ATGAAGCTGCGTTTGATGGACGACATGGAGGCCGACGACCCGATCCAGTCGGTGGTGAACCTGATCGACGTGTTTCTGGTCATCATCGCTGCGCTGCTGCTGGCGGTGGCCAACAACCCGGTGAACCCGTTCAGCACAGAGTCGGTCACCGTCATCAAGAACCCTGGCAAGCCCAACATGGAAATCGTCATCAAGGACGGCCAGAATATCGAGCGCTACAAGGCCAGCGGCGAGATTGGCGAGGGCCAGGGCAACAAGGCGGGTGTGGCCTATCGCCTCAAAGATGGCTCCATGGTGTATGTGCCCGAAGCAGGTGCCGAGCCGTCTGCAGCGGCAGGGGTGGTGCAGTAA
- a CDS encoding ABC transporter ATP-binding protein — translation MNLVLKDVRHSYALTEVLGGVGLALPAGGVLALVGPSGCGKTTLLHLCAGLLDLQEGLLDNSFVNPALMFQQPRLLPWQTTADNIALGLRARGMARADARDKARAMGAVLGLDAEALAAYPHQLSGGMQSRAALARALVLEPDLLLMDEPFAALDIGLKAQLHRLLLRHQAEKGTAVLMITHDLMEAVRLADTVLVMAAGPGRIVHGHTPAAPALARSDAMVYHETAELLRVPAVRAAFGLDALLDAKACGADEFAETLPPPNARVLPLLLALQAGDATPAARRMRCG, via the coding sequence ATGAATCTTGTTTTGAAAGACGTGCGCCACAGCTACGCGCTGACCGAGGTGCTGGGCGGCGTGGGCCTGGCCTTGCCTGCGGGCGGCGTGCTGGCGCTGGTGGGGCCCTCGGGCTGCGGCAAGACCACGCTGCTGCACCTGTGCGCGGGCCTGCTCGACCTGCAGGAGGGCCTGCTGGACAACTCTTTTGTGAACCCGGCGTTGATGTTCCAGCAGCCGCGCCTGCTGCCCTGGCAGACCACGGCTGACAACATCGCCCTGGGCCTGCGCGCACGGGGCATGGCCCGTGCCGACGCCCGCGACAAGGCGCGCGCCATGGGCGCCGTGCTGGGGCTGGACGCCGAGGCGCTGGCCGCCTACCCGCACCAGCTTTCGGGCGGCATGCAAAGCCGCGCCGCGTTGGCGCGCGCCCTGGTGCTCGAACCCGATCTGCTGCTGATGGACGAGCCCTTCGCCGCGCTCGACATCGGCCTCAAGGCGCAGCTGCACCGCCTGCTGCTGCGCCACCAGGCCGAGAAGGGCACGGCGGTGCTGATGATCACGCACGACCTGATGGAGGCCGTGCGCCTGGCCGACACCGTGCTCGTCATGGCCGCAGGGCCGGGCCGCATCGTGCACGGGCACACGCCTGCCGCGCCCGCGCTGGCGCGCAGCGACGCCATGGTCTACCACGAGACCGCCGAGCTGCTGCGCGTGCCCGCCGTGCGTGCGGCCTTCGGGCTGGACGCGCTGCTGGACGCAAAAGCCTGTGGCGCCGATGAATTCGCCGAAACTCTGCCGCCCCCCAATGCGCGCGTGCTGCCCCTGCTACTGGCGCTGCAGGCGGGCGACGCCACCCCCGCCGCGCGGAGGATGCGATGCGGATGA
- a CDS encoding MotA/TolQ/ExbB proton channel family protein, translating into MSNPIESMMYGVSQFFLFPVLLAIAALFVHAFYAAGAFAWQAWQRRSGKVAGFEMLAARRANPAITVLDLEVLAAERLEFARIATRVAPMLGLVATMIPMGPALMALADGNLADVSRSLMVAFSAVILALLAAAISYSVVNVRKRWYATDLAAIEQGTAPAETPAQDMLGHLVSEVPA; encoded by the coding sequence ATGAGCAATCCCATTGAATCGATGATGTATGGCGTCAGCCAGTTCTTCCTGTTCCCCGTGCTGCTGGCCATTGCCGCGCTGTTCGTGCATGCCTTCTACGCGGCAGGCGCCTTTGCCTGGCAGGCCTGGCAGCGCCGCAGCGGCAAGGTGGCGGGTTTTGAAATGCTGGCCGCACGCCGCGCCAACCCCGCCATCACGGTGCTCGACCTCGAAGTGCTGGCGGCCGAGCGGCTCGAATTTGCCCGCATCGCCACCCGCGTGGCGCCCATGCTGGGCCTGGTGGCCACGATGATTCCCATGGGCCCCGCGCTGATGGCGCTGGCCGATGGCAACCTGGCCGATGTGTCGCGCAGCCTGATGGTGGCGTTCTCCGCCGTGATCCTGGCGCTGCTGGCCGCCGCCATCAGCTACAGCGTGGTCAACGTGCGCAAGCGCTGGTACGCCACCGACCTGGCCGCCATCGAGCAAGGCACAGCCCCGGCCGAGACCCCCGCGCAAGACATGCTGGGCCACCTGGTGAGCGAGGTGCCCGCATGA
- a CDS encoding 2-oxoacid:ferredoxin oxidoreductase subunit beta: protein MTYLAKPRLRHPTLTQNKVGYTRRDYEGRISTLCAGCGHDSISAAIIQACWELDIEPHRVAKLSGIGCSSKTPDYFLGASHGFNTVHGRMPSVLTGANLANRDLLYLGVSGDGDSASIGLGQFANAMRRGVRMAYIVENNGVYGLTKGQFSATADRGSRSKKGVINNDSPVDLVGLALQLGATYVARSFSGDKEQLVPLIKGAIGHGGAAFIDVISPCVTFNNHGGSTKSYDYVRQHNEAVSRIDFIPRHSEITAQYAPGEVIDVQQHDGSMLRLHKLHTDYDPTDRYAALSYMNARQERGEVVTGLLYLDPQATDLHLSLNTSDAPLNSLGPTALCPGSKALEKLNASLR from the coding sequence ATGACCTACCTTGCCAAACCCCGGCTGCGCCACCCCACCCTGACCCAGAACAAGGTGGGCTACACCCGGCGCGACTATGAAGGTCGCATCTCCACCCTGTGCGCGGGCTGCGGGCACGACTCCATCTCGGCGGCCATCATCCAGGCCTGCTGGGAGCTGGACATCGAACCGCACCGCGTGGCCAAGCTCTCGGGCATTGGCTGCAGCTCCAAGACGCCAGACTACTTTCTGGGCGCCTCGCACGGCTTCAACACCGTGCACGGGCGCATGCCCTCGGTGCTGACCGGCGCCAACCTGGCCAACCGCGACCTGCTGTACCTGGGCGTCTCGGGCGACGGCGATTCGGCCTCCATCGGCCTGGGCCAGTTCGCCAATGCCATGCGCCGGGGCGTGCGCATGGCCTATATCGTCGAGAACAACGGCGTTTACGGTCTGACCAAAGGCCAGTTCTCGGCCACGGCCGATCGGGGGTCGCGCAGCAAGAAGGGCGTGATCAACAACGACAGCCCGGTCGACCTGGTGGGCCTGGCGCTGCAGCTGGGCGCCACCTATGTGGCGCGCAGCTTCTCGGGCGACAAGGAGCAGTTGGTGCCGCTCATCAAGGGCGCCATTGGCCACGGCGGAGCGGCCTTCATCGACGTCATCAGCCCCTGCGTCACCTTCAACAACCACGGCGGCAGCACCAAGAGCTACGACTATGTGCGCCAGCACAACGAGGCCGTGAGCCGCATCGACTTCATACCCCGACACAGCGAAATCACGGCGCAGTACGCGCCCGGCGAAGTGATCGACGTGCAGCAGCACGACGGCAGCATGCTGCGCCTGCACAAACTGCACACCGACTACGACCCGACCGACCGCTACGCCGCACTCAGCTACATGAACGCGCGGCAGGAGCGCGGCGAGGTGGTGACCGGCCTGCTTTACCTCGACCCGCAGGCCACCGACCTGCACCTGTCGCTCAACACCAGCGACGCACCGCTCAACAGCCTGGGGCCGACCGCGCTGTGCCCCGGCTCCAAGGCGCTGGAAAAGCTCAACGCATCGCTGCGCTGA